The Oreochromis niloticus isolate F11D_XX linkage group LG2, O_niloticus_UMD_NMBU, whole genome shotgun sequence genome includes a region encoding these proteins:
- the prss23 gene encoding serine protease 23 gives MTPSGSSLLTHLFLQLPLTFSLLHPPPAHVPTLVPHAPTPLTRSRFSAHAQLDFTTHCNTSCFHRGEQEEQREQLTEKLAFETLYADGSRTLTTVDVEDDAEFGGAHPSPRRVKPRRVRRQIYGADGRFNIQGDNFLLDYPFSTAVRISTGCTGVLVSQRHVLTAAHCVHDGKDYVNGARRLRVGFLIPPSINGTKTHFTSAKKPLVHWVRVRRTRVPKGWIQGPQEVSMEFDYALLELRWPHRRPFMRLSVAPSSDDLAGHRIHFSGFDSDRPGQLVYRFCPVEEESNDLIYQHCDARPGASGSGVYGRVWDNTLERWERKVIGIFSGHQWLEIDGENRDYNVAVRITPLKFAQICYWVHGNRLDCVQD, from the coding sequence ATGACGCCGTCCGGGAGCTCCCTCCTGACTCACCTGTTTCTTCAGCTCCCCCTGACCTTCTCTCTCCTCCACCCTCCTCCAGCCCACGTCCCCACGCTGGTCCCTCACGCTCCGACGCCTCTGACCCGCTCCCGCTTCAGTGCTCACGCTCAGCTGGATTTCACCACTCACTGCAACACAAGCTGCTTCCACAGAGGAGAGCAGGAAGAGCAGAGGGAGCAGCTCACGGAGAAACTGGCATTCGAGACCCTGTACGCCGACGGCTCGCGCACTCTCACCACGGTAGATGTGGAGGATGACGCAGAGTTCGGAGGAGCTCACCCTTCGCCCCGGAGAGTGAAGCCCAGGCGTGTGAGACGGCAGATCTATGGAGCGGATGGCCGCTTTAACATACAAGGTGACAACTTCCTGTTGGATTACCCCTTCTCCACAGCTGTGCGGATCTCCACCGGCTGCACCGGAGTTCTCGTGTCTCAGCGGCACGTCCTCACAGCTGCACACTGTGTGCACGATGGGAAGGATTATGTCAATGGGGCGCGAAGGCTCAGGGTGGGCTTCCTGATCCCTCCATCCATCAACggcacaaaaacacacttcaCTTCTGCCAAGAAGCCTCTGGTCCACTGGGTGCGGGTGAGACGCACCCGTGTGCCAAAGGGCTGGATCCAGGGTCCTCAGGAGGTTAGCATGGAGTTCGATTATGCCCTGCTGGAGCTGCGTTGGCCTCACCGTCGTCCCTTCATGCGCCTCTCTGTGGCTCCGTCCTCTGACGATCTGGCGGGCCATCGCATCCACTTCTCCGGTTTCGACAGCGACAGGCCCGGGCAGCTCGTGTACAGGTTTTGTCCCGTGGAAGAAGAGTCCAACGACCTGATATATCAGCACTGCGATGCCCGACCTGGAGCCAGTGGCTCTGGAGTGTACGGCCGAGTGTGGGACAACACCTTAGAGCGCTGGGAAAGGAAGGTCATCGGCATATTCTCTGGACACCAGTGGCTGGAGATAGACGGCGAGAACCGGGATTACAACGTGGCCGTGCGCATCACTCCTTTGAAGTTCGCTCAGATCTGTTACTGGGTTCATGGAAACCGGCTAGACTGTGTCCAGGACTGA